One region of Olleya sp. Hel_I_94 genomic DNA includes:
- a CDS encoding DNA modification system-associated small protein: MKIKETKLLQGQRLKEICNEKDVNFESIEILLESVKTKKLLKRNNYHQQKINDVIEKTIR, from the coding sequence ATGAAAATAAAGGAAACTAAATTATTGCAAGGCCAAAGACTTAAAGAAATCTGCAATGAAAAGGATGTCAATTTTGAATCCATTGAAATTCTACTTGAGTCTGTAAAAACTAAAAAATTGCTAAAAAGAAACAACTACCACCAGCAAAAAATTAATGATGTAATTGAAAAGACGATAAGATGA
- the dndD gene encoding DNA sulfur modification protein DndD, which translates to MKLSNIEINNFRQYYNEVNIDLSTNSDQNIIVIGGRNGYGKTNLLLSIVWCLYGEKISQIDDNFKKEIQKEKNYSSFMQQSINWTAKKENKDTFSVSILISEIELPELKKLNSNSESVIITRTFNVTSMNEKLFISDPNSKMEIFDDEADKINFINDYIIPIDAAKFVFFDAEKISEIANLSIKEEGSFINDALGKILGLDTYDTLIEDIEFYINSLKKEGATKNLQEQIVDKEKAIELSNIDIEKLEEENAEKLKEIDDLKKTIRQYNNLISQHSKQGNSTFDRESVLSEIEKLKTKELELSERFNELSEIIPLAILTGKLEEVNEQLEIQEKNELSQNSSKENSEKIENFIELLFNKPPEPDNSTMSFKDKNFYYEKAKNLGSELFSNNGDYKELEFEHDLNNAEKNLISDAIDLVNSQSKDLFETTIEEFNEVQIKLSELNKTLSKVDADLEDELILEYSSKKDTADYNITENNRKIGENNQQITKLKSDIVRLNQQLQTLVKKVDVNSQNKLKIKESQKYIDVLNSFLEEQKSKHKNSLEKTILSELKILMHKLGSEENSSKFIEDVKVTILASGQGMKITLLDQDDNEIRKESLSSGEKQIYISCLIKAILNESIQSLPIFIDTPLGRLDEEHRDNITRKYYPALSEQVVLFSTNSEITPKRYKDISENISKSYLLFNDGANTNLKNGYFNTSSND; encoded by the coding sequence ATGAAGTTATCCAATATAGAAATCAATAATTTTAGACAATATTATAATGAAGTTAATATTGATTTATCAACTAATTCAGATCAAAATATCATTGTAATTGGTGGTAGAAATGGTTATGGAAAAACAAACCTTTTACTATCAATTGTCTGGTGTCTTTATGGAGAAAAAATTTCTCAAATTGATGACAACTTCAAAAAGGAAATTCAAAAAGAAAAAAACTATTCTTCTTTTATGCAGCAATCAATAAACTGGACTGCAAAAAAAGAAAATAAAGACACCTTTTCTGTTAGTATACTTATTTCAGAAATCGAATTACCTGAACTAAAGAAATTAAACTCAAATTCTGAAAGTGTAATTATTACTAGAACATTTAATGTTACTAGTATGAATGAAAAACTTTTTATTTCTGATCCAAATTCAAAAATGGAAATTTTTGATGATGAAGCCGATAAGATTAACTTTATTAATGACTATATAATTCCGATAGATGCAGCAAAATTTGTCTTTTTTGATGCAGAAAAAATATCTGAAATAGCCAACTTATCAATTAAAGAAGAAGGTAGTTTTATAAATGACGCTTTAGGTAAAATATTAGGGTTAGATACATATGATACACTTATTGAAGATATAGAATTTTACATAAACTCTCTTAAAAAAGAAGGAGCTACTAAAAATTTACAAGAGCAAATTGTAGATAAAGAAAAAGCAATTGAACTTTCAAATATAGATATTGAAAAACTTGAAGAAGAAAACGCTGAAAAACTAAAAGAAATTGATGATTTAAAAAAGACAATTCGTCAATATAACAATCTAATTTCTCAACATAGTAAGCAAGGTAATTCAACTTTTGATAGAGAATCTGTATTGTCGGAAATAGAAAAACTAAAAACAAAAGAACTTGAACTTTCTGAAAGATTTAATGAGTTAAGTGAGATTATTCCATTGGCAATATTAACTGGCAAATTAGAAGAAGTTAATGAACAACTTGAAATTCAAGAAAAAAACGAATTATCACAAAATTCATCAAAAGAAAATTCTGAAAAAATAGAAAACTTTATTGAATTACTTTTTAACAAACCACCTGAACCAGATAATTCTACAATGTCTTTTAAAGACAAAAACTTTTATTATGAAAAAGCTAAAAATTTAGGTTCGGAGTTATTTAGTAATAATGGAGATTACAAAGAATTAGAATTTGAACACGATTTAAATAATGCGGAAAAGAATCTAATTTCAGATGCAATAGATCTTGTTAACTCTCAATCAAAAGATTTATTTGAGACTACAATTGAAGAATTTAATGAAGTACAAATTAAACTTTCCGAACTAAATAAAACATTGAGTAAAGTTGATGCTGATTTAGAGGATGAATTGATTTTGGAATATTCATCTAAAAAAGATACGGCAGATTATAATATCACAGAAAACAATAGAAAAATTGGAGAAAACAACCAACAGATTACAAAGTTAAAAAGTGATATAGTTCGTTTAAATCAACAGCTTCAAACGTTGGTTAAAAAAGTAGATGTAAATTCACAAAATAAACTTAAAATTAAAGAAAGTCAGAAATACATTGACGTTTTGAATTCATTCCTTGAAGAACAGAAAAGCAAACACAAAAATAGTCTTGAAAAAACAATTTTAAGCGAGTTAAAAATATTAATGCACAAACTTGGTAGTGAAGAAAACAGCAGTAAATTTATTGAAGATGTGAAAGTTACAATATTGGCTTCAGGTCAAGGAATGAAAATCACCTTATTAGATCAAGATGATAATGAAATAAGAAAAGAAAGTTTATCATCTGGTGAAAAGCAAATTTATATTTCATGTTTGATTAAAGCAATATTAAACGAATCGATACAAAGCTTACCAATATTTATAGATACACCTCTTGGTCGACTTGACGAAGAACACAGAGATAACATTACAAGAAAATATTATCCAGCTCTTTCAGAACAAGTCGTACTATTTTCAACAAATAGTGAGATTACACCTAAACGGTATAAAGATATTTCAGAAAACATTTCAAAATCTTATCTACTATTTAACGATGGAGCAAACACAAATTTAAAAAACGGTTATTTTAATACTTCAAGCAATGATTAG
- a CDS encoding DndE family protein, with protein sequence MIRFKIDSESTELLDRITNIYNFKRDTITGRIALSLSIEKGRLFHENENNLPQNGREYTPTSNIFGRLVNDIDNFTLYKTIFDQHYNKELTESEFIKLYKLHLKDGLEVWNNKLNNSDITKGEHISLLLKPIKKGLTLRSKTVKTGSSSKKFNVKEFEDLLTFELGKTEEGENVEIRINDLREFDNRNIAIAGMAGSGKTQLMKDILYQISKNTNNDLKFIFFDYKGEGNPEQLKPFLDATKCEFVDIVNDGGIEFNPFLSISLDERQRPFSIKAFVDTIATFVPSVGVAQKNILTNVITDLFDSKNGSYPTINELFENLEEYYDENNRRPDTLFAGIQDLTTNIFNCSPTNIDILDKSLYLNLPPALSDTLRQLVVFLLLRYFNSFFSSTNDCEPKDHIFPLRYVIVIDEAHIYLKNKNARKALEELLRLLRSKGVIIVMLSQGVEDYKTKDFDFASQVKLPICLNVQNKDYKAISNYVGTPSSKYKLETEIKKLESGKGLINIGEPKIIELRQWWKTKKEENI encoded by the coding sequence ATGATTAGATTTAAAATAGATTCAGAAAGCACAGAATTATTAGATAGAATTACAAATATCTATAATTTTAAAAGAGACACAATTACGGGAAGAATTGCATTGTCACTAAGTATTGAAAAAGGTCGTCTATTTCACGAAAACGAAAATAATCTACCTCAAAACGGTAGAGAATATACGCCAACAAGTAACATCTTTGGTCGTTTAGTTAATGACATTGATAATTTTACTCTTTATAAAACTATTTTCGATCAGCACTACAACAAAGAATTGACAGAAAGTGAATTTATTAAACTTTATAAACTTCATTTAAAAGATGGTCTTGAAGTTTGGAATAATAAATTAAACAATAGCGACATTACCAAAGGAGAACATATTTCACTTTTATTGAAACCAATCAAAAAAGGTTTAACATTAAGATCAAAAACTGTGAAAACTGGTTCTAGTTCGAAGAAATTTAATGTAAAAGAATTTGAAGATCTTTTAACATTCGAATTAGGAAAAACAGAAGAAGGCGAAAATGTTGAAATTAGAATTAATGATTTAAGAGAGTTTGATAATAGAAATATTGCAATTGCAGGAATGGCAGGTTCTGGAAAAACTCAATTAATGAAAGATATTTTATATCAAATTTCCAAAAACACAAACAATGATCTAAAATTCATATTCTTTGATTATAAAGGAGAAGGAAATCCAGAGCAACTCAAACCATTTTTAGACGCAACGAAATGTGAATTTGTCGACATTGTAAATGATGGTGGTATAGAATTTAATCCATTTTTATCAATAAGTTTAGACGAAAGACAAAGACCTTTTAGTATAAAAGCATTTGTTGACACTATAGCAACTTTCGTTCCTAGTGTTGGTGTTGCTCAAAAGAATATTTTAACAAACGTAATTACAGATTTATTCGACAGTAAAAATGGTTCTTACCCAACTATAAATGAATTATTTGAAAATTTAGAAGAATATTACGATGAAAATAATAGAAGACCAGATACATTATTTGCAGGTATCCAAGATTTAACTACCAATATATTTAATTGTAGTCCAACTAATATTGATATTTTAGACAAAAGTTTATATCTCAATCTACCACCTGCATTATCTGATACTTTAAGACAATTAGTTGTGTTTTTGTTATTGCGTTATTTTAACTCATTTTTTAGTTCTACAAATGACTGTGAACCAAAAGATCATATTTTTCCATTACGATATGTAATTGTAATTGATGAAGCTCACATATATTTAAAAAATAAAAATGCACGTAAAGCACTTGAAGAACTATTGAGGTTATTAAGATCCAAAGGAGTTATAATTGTAATGCTCTCACAAGGAGTTGAGGATTATAAAACGAAAGACTTTGACTTTGCATCGCAAGTAAAGTTACCAATATGCTTGAATGTTCAAAATAAAGATTATAAAGCAATAAGTAATTATGTTGGGACACCAAGTAGTAAATACAAATTAGAAACAGAAATCAAAAAATTAGAATCAGGAAAAGGCTTGATAAATATTGGAGAACCAAAAATTATTGAATTAAGACAATGGTGGAAAACTAAAAAAGAGGAAAACATTTAA
- a CDS encoding DUF6371 domain-containing protein has product MLEKIDVILTFDTKRHRNIITPCCKSLNRDGKFVTYKELSLNYGYCHSCGKATLPRTRYRDDSGNEFIWNEISKKMEPFVAHLNDNDVIRPNDSVNDMCNTLVREKKFIDFESVILCVNNTNENNLLLYLRTKYGDIKTDIVKRMYYIGTSRDLGTVFWSINRAKKAQKAKVSYYKPNGRRTNRFKVPYKNEDGYYSCLFGEHLLDVIENKEKAVMLVESEKTAIVCAMHYPEYIWLAYGGITALTNEKIQVLIGRKVILIPDMSEKAVAIITKKISEFEERQIDVKIWDLTYGKTDKELMESGWYNFDLEDVLRTDKTI; this is encoded by the coding sequence ATGTTAGAGAAAATAGATGTAATCTTAACTTTTGACACAAAACGTCATCGTAATATTATTACACCATGCTGTAAAAGCCTAAATAGGGATGGGAAGTTTGTTACATATAAAGAGTTATCGCTGAATTATGGTTACTGCCATTCTTGTGGAAAAGCAACTCTACCACGAACTCGATATCGTGACGATTCTGGAAACGAATTTATCTGGAATGAAATTTCAAAAAAAATGGAGCCATTTGTAGCTCATTTGAATGACAATGATGTAATTCGTCCTAATGACAGTGTCAATGATATGTGTAATACTTTAGTTAGAGAAAAGAAATTTATTGATTTTGAGTCCGTTATATTATGCGTTAATAATACTAATGAGAATAATTTATTGCTTTACTTACGTACTAAATACGGTGACATAAAAACGGATATAGTTAAAAGAATGTATTATATAGGTACTTCAAGAGATTTAGGTACTGTATTTTGGAGTATCAATCGTGCTAAAAAAGCACAAAAGGCAAAGGTTTCATACTATAAACCTAATGGAAGAAGAACTAACCGTTTTAAGGTGCCTTATAAAAATGAAGACGGATATTATAGTTGTTTATTTGGAGAACACTTATTAGATGTCATTGAGAATAAAGAGAAAGCAGTAATGTTAGTAGAGAGTGAAAAAACAGCAATAGTTTGTGCTATGCATTATCCAGAATATATATGGTTAGCTTATGGAGGAATTACAGCGCTTACAAATGAAAAAATTCAAGTGTTAATTGGACGAAAAGTAATTTTAATACCAGATATGAGCGAAAAAGCAGTTGCTATTATAACTAAAAAAATATCAGAATTTGAAGAGCGTCAAATAGATGTAAAAATATGGGATTTAACCTATGGGAAAACCGACAAAGAACTTATGGAAAGCGGTTGGTATAATTTTGATTTAGAAGATGTTTTACGTACTGATAAAACTATTTAA
- a CDS encoding DUF3987 domain-containing protein: MTKSNIEKAQDMLVTIINKLPNEYRELIESSFKYKRIPKEYMLCSMLFTVSTSVGLTFYIEALGYRNYANLYFTIIGSRGDAKTEAMKIATKPIKIIDDMFYNDHLEDLVIANPEDDAPKRKQVLVQNASIEAAHKIHSDNPNSIGILIDEIFALVEKMGNSNSRDGIAWRNFLLEGYTNGYIDISRKTTESFRINESCPTLLGGLQHQFIPKLIANGNLESGFIDRQLFTPKLTSNSILHKGVSNPEIMNNYTASIKNILDYKIQSEKVEEDIKQFEIQVTNEAHELLFEYTQGLINRQAMAKPIIKEYISKMQISIHKLCINVFMMFHASKSEFKSLLTLENVELAIALNEFYLMNFRIVLEENIDHKTTEPSVEDIIKIAKKNNASQKAVTEVTGLTKGTISKKWNKV; the protein is encoded by the coding sequence TTGACAAAGTCTAATATAGAGAAAGCTCAAGATATGTTAGTTACTATAATCAATAAGCTCCCAAATGAGTATAGGGAGCTTATAGAAAGTAGCTTTAAATATAAACGTATTCCAAAAGAATACATGTTATGCTCAATGTTATTTACAGTAAGCACATCTGTTGGACTTACTTTTTATATAGAAGCTCTTGGTTACCGAAATTATGCAAATTTATACTTTACTATAATTGGTAGTCGTGGAGATGCAAAAACGGAAGCAATGAAAATAGCGACTAAACCTATCAAAATAATTGATGATATGTTTTATAATGATCATCTAGAGGACCTAGTTATTGCTAATCCGGAAGATGATGCTCCAAAGCGCAAACAGGTGTTGGTTCAAAACGCTTCAATTGAAGCAGCTCATAAGATTCATTCGGATAACCCTAACTCAATTGGGATTTTAATAGACGAAATTTTTGCGTTAGTAGAGAAAATGGGAAATTCAAATAGTCGCGATGGTATAGCATGGCGTAATTTTTTATTGGAAGGATATACAAATGGATATATTGATATATCAAGAAAGACAACGGAAAGTTTTAGAATAAATGAATCCTGTCCAACTCTCTTAGGAGGGTTACAACATCAGTTTATACCTAAGTTAATAGCTAACGGTAATTTAGAAAGTGGTTTTATCGATAGACAATTATTTACACCAAAACTAACTAGTAATTCAATATTACATAAAGGGGTGTCTAATCCTGAGATAATGAATAACTATACTGCATCTATCAAGAATATATTAGATTATAAAATACAATCTGAAAAAGTAGAGGAGGACATAAAGCAATTTGAAATTCAAGTAACAAATGAAGCACATGAACTTCTTTTTGAATATACACAAGGACTTATCAATAGACAAGCTATGGCTAAGCCTATTATTAAGGAGTATATTTCTAAAATGCAAATATCTATTCATAAGTTATGCATAAACGTATTTATGATGTTTCATGCTTCTAAATCTGAATTTAAATCGTTATTAACTTTAGAAAATGTCGAATTAGCAATAGCCCTAAATGAGTTTTATTTGATGAATTTTAGAATTGTATTAGAAGAAAATATCGATCATAAAACGACGGAGCCAAGTGTAGAAGACATTATTAAGATTGCTAAAAAAAATAATGCTTCACAAAAGGCGGTAACTGAAGTTACTGGTTTGACTAAGGGAACAATTTCAAAAAAATGGAACAAAGTATAA
- a CDS encoding tyrosine-type recombinase/integrase, translating into MHTIFDYLAQELQNEYEIEYDLTLKKNYSPPKIYSANGDLKKRWYVYFSYRDPNTGKLKRQTPIYSNANKFKTKEERLSVLVTYRKALLKLLAKGYSPYSNNKEVLLSVKDTKTKSEISNQVLVPIEVEQVKEPVMTYRDAFAFGLKQKEKLINETTKRSFENRLKNFTKWVEQTHPNIVGIDEINKKVISHFLSDILERTSPRNRNNYRADLSSIMQVLFDNDIINSNVIKQIPVLKAIPKRNKTYTQDKQEEIFEYLEREDKNLLLFIKFISYNFLRPIEVCRLKVGDIDLKTKTVKFKAKNSPMKTKIIPDLLIKEFPDLSKLNKKDSFFTPEVIGGEWDTALENKRDYYTKRFKRVVKDHFGLGAEYGLYSFRHTYITKLYRHLAKESSPFAAKSKLMLITGHSSMSALEKYLRDIDAELPEDYSHMLESLK; encoded by the coding sequence ATGCATACTATTTTTGATTATCTTGCACAAGAATTGCAAAATGAATACGAAATTGAATACGATTTAACTTTGAAAAAAAATTATTCTCCCCCTAAGATTTACTCAGCAAACGGAGACCTCAAAAAACGTTGGTATGTTTATTTTTCTTATCGGGACCCTAATACAGGAAAGTTAAAACGTCAAACTCCAATTTATTCAAATGCTAATAAGTTTAAAACTAAAGAAGAACGACTTTCTGTTTTAGTGACTTATAGAAAAGCACTACTTAAGCTTTTGGCAAAAGGATATAGTCCTTATTCTAATAATAAAGAAGTGCTATTAAGTGTTAAGGATACCAAGACTAAATCTGAAATTTCTAATCAAGTGTTAGTGCCTATTGAAGTAGAACAGGTTAAAGAACCTGTAATGACTTATAGGGATGCTTTTGCTTTTGGTTTAAAACAAAAAGAGAAGCTTATAAACGAGACGACTAAACGTAGTTTTGAAAATAGATTAAAAAACTTTACTAAATGGGTTGAGCAAACTCATCCAAATATTGTTGGAATAGATGAGATTAATAAGAAAGTGATTTCACATTTTTTAAGCGATATTCTTGAAAGAACAAGTCCTAGAAATAGAAATAATTATCGTGCAGATTTAAGCAGTATAATGCAAGTATTATTTGATAATGATATTATCAATTCTAATGTTATTAAGCAAATACCTGTTCTCAAAGCTATACCTAAAAGAAACAAAACTTATACTCAAGATAAACAAGAAGAAATTTTTGAATATTTAGAGAGGGAAGATAAAAATCTATTATTGTTTATAAAGTTTATCTCTTATAATTTTTTAAGACCAATAGAGGTTTGTAGACTTAAAGTAGGGGATATTGATTTAAAGACTAAGACTGTAAAATTTAAAGCTAAAAATAGTCCAATGAAGACTAAGATTATTCCTGATTTATTAATTAAGGAATTTCCAGACCTTTCTAAGTTAAATAAGAAAGACTCATTTTTTACTCCAGAAGTAATAGGAGGAGAATGGGATACTGCTTTAGAGAATAAAAGGGATTATTACACAAAGCGTTTTAAACGTGTTGTAAAAGATCATTTTGGTTTAGGTGCGGAGTATGGGTTATATAGTTTTAGACACACTTATATCACTAAATTATACAGACATTTGGCTAAAGAATCCTCTCCGTTTGCTGCGAAAAGTAAATTGATGCTTATAACAGGGCACTCTTCCATGTCAGCTTTAGAAAAATACTTGCGAGATATTGACGCAGAATTACCAGAAGATTATTCACACATGTTAGAATCTTTAAAATAG
- a CDS encoding CPXCG motif-containing cysteine-rich protein, whose product MFEHYFQCPYCWETISMLLDPSVTKQTYVEDCEVCCNPIQISPQFEETELIGFEALNIEQ is encoded by the coding sequence ATGTTTGAGCACTATTTTCAATGTCCATATTGTTGGGAAACCATATCAATGTTACTAGATCCAAGTGTAACTAAGCAAACCTATGTAGAGGATTGCGAGGTGTGTTGCAATCCAATTCAAATTTCTCCACAATTTGAGGAGACTGAACTTATTGGTTTTGAAGCTCTTAATATTGAACAATAA
- a CDS encoding Two component regulator three Y domain protein — MKTIKLTLVMFLFACVAFASVSNSEKEALIALYNNTNGPEWNTTWDLDASIDTWHGVTVLDSKIVSLNLSFNNLQGSIPSEIAQLSNLQVLNLSFNKLSGDLPETMSSMQSLYSLQLFLNQFDGEIPNWIGSLSNLESLALYSNQFTGEIPLSITSLTKLRNLELGSNFLSGSIPFDISNLKALKKLSLLDNQLEGQIPESIAELSNLEELVLSSNKLSGTLPFELSQLSNLKLVMVSDNLLNNDYLTVVDDSPNKMALFLEDSEVVLNQE; from the coding sequence ATGAAAACGATAAAATTAACTTTAGTGATGTTTCTTTTTGCTTGTGTAGCATTCGCAAGTGTATCAAATTCTGAGAAAGAAGCTTTAATAGCGCTTTATAATAATACTAATGGACCAGAGTGGAATACTACTTGGGATCTTGATGCCTCAATAGATACTTGGCATGGCGTTACAGTATTAGACTCTAAAATTGTAAGTTTAAATTTGTCATTTAATAATCTACAAGGGTCTATACCTTCAGAAATAGCACAATTAAGCAACTTACAAGTATTAAATCTAAGTTTTAATAAGTTATCCGGAGATTTACCAGAAACTATGTCTAGCATGCAAAGCTTGTATTCTTTACAATTGTTTTTAAATCAATTTGATGGAGAAATTCCTAATTGGATTGGTAGCCTTTCTAATTTAGAATCGCTAGCATTATACAGTAATCAATTTACAGGAGAAATTCCACTGTCAATTACAAGTCTAACTAAATTACGTAACTTAGAGTTAGGAAGTAACTTTTTAAGTGGATCAATACCTTTTGATATTAGTAACTTAAAAGCATTAAAAAAATTAAGCTTATTAGATAACCAATTAGAAGGTCAAATTCCAGAAAGCATTGCCGAATTGTCAAACCTTGAAGAGTTAGTGTTATCAAGCAATAAGTTATCTGGAACGTTACCTTTTGAGTTATCTCAATTATCTAATTTAAAATTAGTTATGGTAAGTGATAATTTACTAAATAACGATTATCTTACAGTAGTGGACGACTCGCCAAATAAAATGGCATTATTTTTAGAGGACTCAGAAGTTGTTTTAAACCAAGAATAA
- a CDS encoding TolC family protein, which yields MSINYNLVIAIFCCVTIGKAQDVLTQEQAVKLALENNYGIKIANNAVRVAENNTSILNSGFLPTLTGNAGATYNLDNTEAEFSNGTSTVLNGAESDRYNASVSLNYTLFDGLGRRYNYKSLKEQYQLSDLQARETIENTITQLFSVYYSVAKLTENLDALSETLNVSKDRLVRAQYQFDYGQNTKLGVLNAEVDINNDSINIISATQQLKNAKRDLNVVLGNALESDFSVSTAVDFTLQFQKDSLFEKAKTRNVALLQTDKNIAISQLDIKSSKSGYLPTVGLNGTYGWNKNNNNAASFVAVSTNTGLSGGLNLTWNLFDGGGTITRVKNAKVNLETQQLQKQNILIGIERDFENAWEDFYNKLNIYTIQQQNIITSESNFERTQEQFKIGQVNSIEFRQAQLNLLNAELSRNQAKYEAKLAELQLLQLSGELLNVKF from the coding sequence ATGAGCATTAATTACAATCTAGTTATAGCAATATTTTGTTGTGTTACTATAGGTAAAGCGCAGGATGTTTTAACACAAGAACAAGCTGTAAAATTAGCTTTAGAAAATAACTACGGAATTAAAATAGCGAATAACGCAGTTAGAGTTGCCGAAAATAATACAAGCATTTTAAATTCTGGTTTTTTACCTACACTTACAGGTAATGCAGGAGCAACTTATAATTTAGATAATACCGAAGCTGAATTTTCAAACGGAACATCAACCGTTTTAAATGGAGCAGAAAGTGACAGGTATAATGCTTCAGTGAGCTTAAATTATACACTATTTGATGGTTTAGGTAGACGTTATAATTATAAAAGCTTAAAAGAACAATATCAATTGTCTGATTTGCAAGCCAGAGAGACTATTGAAAATACAATTACACAGTTGTTTTCTGTATATTATAGCGTCGCAAAGCTTACAGAAAATTTAGATGCCTTATCAGAAACATTGAATGTTTCCAAGGATAGATTAGTACGTGCACAATACCAATTTGATTACGGTCAAAACACTAAATTAGGTGTTTTAAATGCCGAAGTGGATATAAATAACGATAGTATAAATATAATCTCTGCTACGCAACAATTAAAAAATGCAAAGCGTGACTTAAATGTTGTATTAGGTAATGCTTTAGAATCGGATTTTTCTGTTAGTACAGCAGTGGACTTTACTTTACAGTTTCAAAAAGACAGCTTGTTTGAAAAAGCAAAAACTAGAAATGTAGCTTTACTTCAAACAGATAAAAATATTGCAATAAGCCAATTGGATATTAAATCAAGTAAATCAGGCTACCTGCCAACAGTAGGCTTAAATGGAACTTACGGTTGGAATAAAAACAATAATAATGCAGCATCCTTTGTAGCAGTTAGTACAAATACAGGCTTATCTGGGGGTTTAAATTTAACATGGAATTTGTTTGATGGAGGCGGAACAATAACTAGAGTGAAAAATGCTAAAGTTAATCTAGAGACGCAACAACTTCAAAAACAAAACATCCTAATAGGTATTGAAAGAGATTTTGAAAATGCTTGGGAAGATTTCTACAATAAGCTAAATATATATACAATACAACAGCAAAATATTATAACTTCAGAAAGTAATTTTGAACGTACTCAAGAGCAATTCAAAATTGGTCAAGTTAATTCAATCGAGTTTAGACAAGCTCAGCTTAATTTACTTAATGCGGAATTAAGTAGAAATCAAGCAAAATATGAAGCTAAATTAGCAGAATTACAATTGCTACAATTAAGTGGAGAGTTGTTGAATGTGAAGTTTTAA